A genomic region of Saccopteryx bilineata isolate mSacBil1 chromosome 1, mSacBil1_pri_phased_curated, whole genome shotgun sequence contains the following coding sequences:
- the WNT11 gene encoding protein Wnt-11 yields the protein MRARSQVCEALLFALVLQTGVCYGIKWLALSKTPAALVLNQTQHCKQLEGLVSAQVQLCRSNLELMHTIVHAAREVMKACRRAFADMRWNCSSIELAPNYLLDLERGTRESAFVYALSAAAISHAIARACTSGDLPGCSCGPVPGEPPGPGNRWGGCADNLSYGLLMGAKFSDAPMKVKKTGSQANKLMRLHNSEVGRQALRASLEMKCKCHGVSGSCSIRTCWKGLQELRDVAADLKTRYLSATKVVHRPMGTRKHLVPKDLDIRPVKDSELVYLQSSPDFCMKNEKVGSHGTQDRQCNKTSHGSDSCDLMCCGRGYNPYTDRVVERCHCKYHWCCYVTCRRCERTVERYVCK from the exons GGCACTGTCCAAGACGCCGGCAGCCCTGGTGCTGAACCAGACGCAGCACTGCAAGCAGCTGGAGGGCCTGGTGTCCGCGCAGGTGCAGCTGTGCCGCAGCAACCTGGAGCTCATGCACACCATCGTGCACGCCGCCCGTGAGGTCATGAAGGCCTGCCGCAGGGCCTTTGCAGACATGCGCTGGAACTGCTCTTCCATTGAGCTGGCCCCCAACTACCTGCTTGACCTGGAGAGAG GGACCCGGGAGTCGGCCTTCGTGTATGCGCTGTCGGCAGCCGCCATCAGCCACGCCATCGCCCGGGCCTGCACCTCCGGTGACCTGCCTGGCTGCTCCTGCGGCCCCGTCCCAGGTGAGCCACCCGGGCCCGGGAACCGCTGGGGAGGATGTGCGGACAACCTCAGCTACGGGCTCCTCATGGGGGCCAAGTTTTCCGATGCTCCTATGAAGGTGAAAAAAACAGGATCCCAAGCCAATAAACTGATGCGTCTACACAACAGTGAAGTGGGGAGACAG GCTCTGCGTGCCTCCCTGGAAATGAAGTGTAAGTGCCACGGGGTATCTGGCTCCTGCTCCATCCGCACCTGCTGGAAGGGGCTGCAGGAGCTTCGGGATGTGGCCGCTGACCTGAAGACCCGCTACCTCTCGGCCACCAAGGTAGTCCACCGGCCCATGGGCACCCGCAAGCACTTGGTGCCCAAGGACTTGGACATTCGGCCAGTGAAGGACTCGGAGCTCGTCTATCTGCAGAGCTCACCTGACTTCTGCATGAAGAACGAGAAGGTGGGCTCCCACGGGACACAAGACAG GCAATGCAACAAGACATCCCACGGCAGTGACAGCTGCGACCTTATGTGCTGTGGACGCGGCTACAACCCCTACACAGACCGCGTGGTTGAGCGGTGCCACTGCAAGTACCACTGGTGCTGCTATGTCACCTGCCGCAGGTGTGAGCGCACGGTGGAGCGCTATGTCTGCAAGTGA